Below is a window of Brassica napus cultivar Da-Ae chromosome A5, Da-Ae, whole genome shotgun sequence DNA.
AAAGCTCGGGAACTTCAGCTGCTGGTAGAGCTTCTTGATCAGGCTGGTCCCCTAAGAAACCCATCTCTGCAAGCCAGTCCAGCTCTCCAAGATCAAGCTGCTCTTTCTGCCAAAACCACAACAATATGTCAAAATAAGCTATTACAACAAACCAACACATTTAGTACTCATAGATTTGGTAAACCACTTTCTCACCTTGTTACTGCACTCAAGATCTGAGTAGCGGAAGAACTCATCTCCAGCCCATGGAGGAGATGGAGCGGCAGGCTGTTGAGTTGGAGGTTTAGAGAGAGTCTGCTGGTTAGATGGGTCGAAATGTTTCATCTTCACTTCTTTACTGCAACTAGCGGAGCTGAGAGCTACTCGGATTCCAGTAGCCAAGAACCTCTGGTGATTAGCAGAGCGAGTGTTAGGCGCATGCGTCCCCTCGTCACAGTCTCTGCAGAGAAGAGCTCTATCCTCAACACAGAATATGAAAGCTGCCTTTTCCTGTAAGTCAACAAAGATAGAGCACAAGAAAGAGATTAACCTTTGAACATGTGTTTCTTGAAATCTAAAATCAGTATACTAAAGTTAAAATCTAATCACTTG
It encodes the following:
- the LOC106451393 gene encoding B-box zinc finger protein 25; protein product: MKIQCDVCEKAPATLICCADEAALCAKCDVEVHAANKLASKHQRLFLDSLSTKFPPCDICLEKAAFIFCVEDRALLCRDCDEGTHAPNTRSANHQRFLATGIRVALSSASCSKEVKMKHFDPSNQQTLSKPPTQQPAAPSPPWAGDEFFRYSDLECSNKKEQLDLGELDWLAEMGFLGDQPDQEALPAAEVPELSVSHLAHVHSYNRPMNSNVSNKKPRLEIRYDDDEEHFLVPDLGLNYKRN